One Maribacter cobaltidurans genomic window carries:
- a CDS encoding TrkH family potassium uptake protein, translated as MKKKKSRIEQFIRWYKKLQISKSPQMNLVWGFFLYTLVGFVLLSLPIFHKTSVGLLDNLFISTSAISTTGLVTVSLYDSYNFFGQLIVMALFQIGGIGYMTLTTYYLLFTTRNISAWHNKILGAEFTMPKAIKIKDFLKSVVVFTVVMEVLGAICFFIAFRQSGMETLKAIWFSIFHSVSAFCTAGFGLFNDSFEGYSDSVFVNTIISVLAIAGSLGFIVITDLWYRISGRSKKISFTTKIITYGFVVLLGLGTLLVYASEPSIQNSDSKLTESFFQAMTAMTTVGFNTIPTGGLSLPILLLVIFLMYIGASPSGTAGGMKITTLTAMISILKSRLFGQREITFLNRIIPFERLYVATSTFILYTSIIFLFTFLLTYTERFELRQILFEVASSLGTVGLSTGITGELSDLGKGLVILLMFIGRVGVLTFGFALLERKSKTSLEIIKDDLAV; from the coding sequence ATGAAAAAGAAGAAAAGTCGGATTGAGCAATTCATTCGCTGGTATAAAAAGTTACAGATAAGCAAATCCCCCCAAATGAATTTGGTATGGGGCTTCTTCCTGTATACTCTAGTAGGGTTTGTACTGCTCTCACTCCCTATCTTTCATAAAACCAGTGTCGGCCTGTTAGACAATTTGTTCATTTCCACTTCGGCCATATCTACAACCGGACTCGTAACCGTAAGTTTATACGATTCCTACAATTTTTTTGGACAGCTCATTGTAATGGCCCTTTTTCAAATAGGGGGTATCGGTTATATGACGCTAACAACGTACTACTTGTTATTTACAACGCGTAACATATCGGCTTGGCATAATAAAATATTGGGTGCGGAGTTTACCATGCCTAAAGCTATAAAAATCAAGGACTTCCTAAAGAGTGTGGTGGTTTTTACTGTGGTTATGGAAGTACTGGGGGCCATCTGCTTCTTTATTGCATTCAGACAATCCGGCATGGAAACCCTAAAAGCGATTTGGTTCTCTATTTTTCATAGTGTTTCGGCCTTTTGTACCGCTGGTTTTGGCTTGTTCAATGACAGCTTTGAAGGGTATAGCGACAGTGTGTTTGTCAATACCATTATATCCGTATTGGCCATCGCGGGTTCTTTAGGGTTCATCGTCATCACTGATTTATGGTATCGAATAAGCGGTAGGTCCAAAAAAATCTCCTTTACCACAAAAATCATCACCTATGGCTTCGTGGTGCTTCTGGGGTTGGGAACCCTCCTTGTATATGCATCGGAACCTAGTATTCAAAATTCGGATTCAAAATTGACGGAATCCTTTTTTCAGGCCATGACCGCTATGACAACGGTAGGTTTTAATACCATCCCCACAGGGGGATTGAGCCTTCCCATTTTGTTACTGGTGATATTCTTAATGTACATTGGTGCCTCGCCATCAGGAACAGCGGGCGGTATGAAGATTACGACATTGACGGCCATGATATCCATACTCAAAAGTAGGTTGTTCGGCCAGCGAGAAATTACCTTTTTAAATAGGATCATTCCTTTTGAAAGACTCTATGTGGCTACTTCGACATTTATTCTATACACGAGTATCATTTTTCTGTTCACTTTCCTATTGACTTATACCGAAAGATTCGAATTGCGGCAAATCCTATTTGAAGTAGCATCTTCTTTAGGCACTGTAGGTCTCAGCACGGGTATTACTGGTGAACTTTCTGATCTGGGAAAGGGTTTGGTTATACTGTTAATGTTCATAGGCCGGGTGGGCGTTCTTACTTTTGGCTTCGCCTTGTTGGAACGCAAATCGAAAACATCCCTTGAGATCATAAAGGATGATTTGGCGGTTTGA
- the rimK gene encoding 30S ribosomal protein S6--L-glutamate ligase translates to MENLDIIGSEEWCIFKELGVPAIKARVDSGAKTSSIQATNLKIFNKGAQEWVKFEVNPLQENRSIAITCEARLIDRRMVKSSSGISEERLVVRTPVTLGDNTFDIELTLANRDTMEFRMLLGREALTDRYIVNPAINYQVQDFTEEEIGEKYKPYYKEKTGLKIGLLASNPNLYSNKRLMEAAEARGHEIVFLNVEQAYMKLDAHSPEIRYRGGNILRDFDAVIPRIKPAVTFYGCAVIRQFNNLGVYCQNSAESITQSRDKLFASQLFSKYDIHIPITGFAKSPMDTKDLIKMVNGAPLIIKLLESTQGKGVVLAETNKAAESVINAFKSVNTNILVQEFIKEANGQDIRCFVVNGKVVASMQRQAEKGEFRANIHQGGKASMIKITQEEKKLALKASKALNLAVAGVDIIRSNKGPLLLEVNSSPGLEGIENATGKDIANEMIKAIERKLKFS, encoded by the coding sequence TTGGAAAATTTAGACATTATAGGAAGTGAAGAGTGGTGTATTTTTAAAGAGCTTGGTGTCCCGGCCATTAAGGCAAGGGTGGATTCCGGGGCAAAGACATCGTCCATTCAAGCGACCAACTTAAAAATATTCAATAAAGGTGCCCAGGAATGGGTGAAGTTTGAGGTGAACCCCTTACAGGAAAACCGAAGTATTGCCATTACCTGTGAGGCCCGTTTAATAGACCGCAGAATGGTGAAGAGCTCCAGCGGAATTTCCGAAGAACGTTTGGTAGTGCGTACGCCTGTTACCTTAGGGGATAACACCTTTGATATTGAACTGACTTTAGCGAATAGGGACACCATGGAGTTCCGGATGCTTCTGGGACGTGAGGCCTTAACAGATCGCTATATTGTGAACCCGGCAATTAACTATCAGGTACAGGATTTTACCGAGGAGGAAATCGGTGAAAAATATAAACCTTATTACAAGGAAAAAACGGGATTGAAAATCGGTTTGTTGGCCAGTAATCCCAATTTGTACAGTAACAAGCGCCTTATGGAAGCGGCCGAGGCCCGTGGGCATGAAATCGTATTTTTAAATGTGGAACAGGCTTACATGAAACTGGATGCCCATTCCCCGGAAATTCGATATCGAGGCGGGAATATTTTAAGGGATTTTGATGCCGTTATTCCACGTATAAAACCGGCCGTCACTTTTTACGGCTGTGCTGTAATCCGTCAATTCAATAATTTAGGGGTGTATTGCCAAAACTCAGCGGAGTCCATTACCCAATCCCGGGATAAATTGTTTGCCTCACAGCTGTTTTCAAAGTATGATATTCATATTCCAATCACGGGTTTTGCCAAGTCGCCCATGGATACCAAGGATCTTATCAAAATGGTGAACGGAGCCCCTCTGATTATTAAATTATTGGAAAGTACCCAAGGAAAAGGTGTGGTCTTGGCCGAAACAAACAAGGCAGCCGAAAGTGTGATCAATGCCTTCAAGAGTGTAAACACCAATATCTTGGTGCAAGAGTTTATCAAAGAGGCCAATGGCCAAGATATCCGTTGCTTTGTCGTCAACGGCAAGGTAGTGGCGAGTATGCAGCGCCAAGCGGAAAAAGGGGAGTTTAGGGCCAATATCCATCAAGGGGGTAAGGCTTCCATGATCAAGATTACCCAAGAGGAAAAGAAATTGGCGTTAAAGGCCTCCAAGGCACTGAATCTGGCCGTTGCCGGTGTGGACATTATCCGTTCCAATAAAGGGCCTTTGTTGTTGGAGGTAAATTCCTCTCCCGGTCTGGAAGGGATTGAAAATGCTACCGGCAAGGACATAGCCAATGAAATGATCAAGGCGATTGAAAGGAAGCTAAAATTTAGTTAG
- a CDS encoding bifunctional GNAT family N-acetyltransferase/carbon-nitrogen hydrolase family protein, which produces MKVEEIENIELEYLNLSDYKELKAAMVSSYLNMHDAFWTEKEIDRLIKKFPEGQVVIKINGKLAGCALSIIVDYAKFETSHTYKKVTGNYTFNTHSDDGNVLYGIDVFIVPGFRGMRLGRRLYDYRKELCEKLNLRSIVFGGRMPNFHKYANELTPKQYIEKVRHKEIEDPVLNFQISNDFHPSKVMKGYLEGDKDSNDFAILMEWDNIYYQKPSEAVSVNKTIVRLGLIQWQMRPYKDIEELLQQAEYFIDAVSGYRSDFALFPEFFNAPLMAGNNHMSTPDAIRELAKHTEVLVQKFSEFSITYNINIITGSMPEVIDGRLYNVGYLCRRDGTMERYEKLHVTPDEAKVWGMQGGTKLQAFDTDCGKIGVLICYDVEFPELPRLLAKEGVDILFVPFLTDTQNGYSRVRNCAQARAIENECYVAIAGSVGNLPNVQNMDIQFAQSMVFTPCDFSFPTNGIKAEATPNTEMILIANVDISLLRELNQFGAVRNLRDRRTDIFELRKK; this is translated from the coding sequence ATGAAAGTAGAGGAAATTGAAAATATAGAACTGGAGTACCTTAACCTTTCGGACTATAAGGAGTTAAAGGCCGCCATGGTATCTTCCTATCTGAATATGCACGATGCTTTCTGGACGGAAAAGGAAATCGATAGATTGATCAAGAAGTTTCCCGAAGGTCAGGTAGTCATTAAGATCAATGGAAAACTGGCAGGTTGCGCCCTTTCCATTATTGTGGATTATGCCAAATTCGAGACGAGTCATACCTATAAGAAGGTAACGGGCAACTATACCTTTAATACCCATTCAGACGATGGCAATGTGCTCTACGGTATCGATGTTTTTATTGTCCCTGGCTTTAGGGGCATGCGTCTGGGCAGAAGGTTATATGATTACCGTAAGGAACTATGTGAGAAGCTCAATCTAAGGAGTATCGTCTTTGGGGGTAGGATGCCCAATTTTCATAAGTATGCCAACGAGCTTACCCCAAAGCAGTATATTGAAAAGGTACGCCATAAGGAAATCGAGGACCCCGTATTGAACTTTCAGATCAGTAACGATTTTCACCCCTCCAAGGTCATGAAGGGGTATTTGGAAGGGGATAAGGATTCCAATGATTTCGCCATTCTCATGGAATGGGATAACATTTATTACCAAAAGCCTTCGGAAGCGGTATCCGTAAACAAGACCATCGTCCGTTTAGGATTGATCCAATGGCAGATGCGTCCGTATAAGGATATTGAAGAACTCTTGCAGCAGGCGGAATATTTTATCGATGCCGTATCAGGGTATCGATCGGATTTTGCCCTATTTCCGGAGTTTTTCAATGCGCCCTTAATGGCGGGAAACAACCATATGAGCACTCCGGACGCCATCCGTGAGCTGGCCAAACATACCGAAGTTTTGGTACAGAAATTCTCGGAATTTTCCATCACCTATAACATCAATATTATCACAGGCAGCATGCCGGAAGTCATTGATGGTAGACTGTACAATGTGGGCTATTTATGCCGTAGGGACGGTACCATGGAACGCTATGAAAAATTGCATGTGACCCCGGACGAGGCCAAGGTATGGGGCATGCAGGGCGGCACCAAATTACAGGCCTTTGATACCGACTGTGGTAAAATTGGGGTGTTGATCTGTTACGATGTGGAATTCCCAGAACTTCCACGGCTGTTGGCCAAAGAAGGGGTGGACATTCTTTTTGTACCCTTCCTGACCGATACGCAGAACGGGTATTCCCGTGTGCGAAATTGTGCCCAGGCCAGGGCCATTGAAAACGAATGCTACGTGGCCATTGCAGGTAGTGTAGGGAATTTGCCCAACGTACAGAACATGGACATTCAGTTTGCACAAAGTATGGTGTTCACCCCCTGCGATTTTTCCTTTCCAACCAACGGAATCAAAGCAGAGGCAACGCCCAATACAGAAATGATATTGATTGCGAACGTGGACATTAGTCTGTTGCGGGAATTGAATCAATTTGGTGCGGTACGCAACCTTAGGGACCGCAGAACTGATATTTTTGAACTAAGAAAAAAATAA
- a CDS encoding deoxyhypusine synthase family protein → MTKNKGAISNFIEKYYLHFNAAALVDAAKGYEEQLNNGAKMLVSLAGAMSTAELGKIFAEMIRQDKVQIISCTGANLEEDIMNLVAHSHYKRVPNYRDLTPQEEWDLLEKGLNRVTDTCIPEEEAFRRLQKHIFKIWKDADDKGERYLPHEFMYKMLLSGVLEEYYEIDLKDSWMYAAAEKNLPIICPGWEDSTMGNIFASYVLKGELKASTMKSGIEYMTFLADWYTDNSENGIGFFQIGGGIAGDFPICVVPMLYQDMERTDTPFWSYFCQISDSTTSYGSYSGAVPNEKITWGKLDIDTPKFIIESDATIVAPLIFAYLLDL, encoded by the coding sequence ATGACGAAGAATAAGGGAGCAATCTCCAATTTTATTGAAAAATATTATTTACACTTCAATGCTGCCGCCTTGGTGGATGCCGCCAAAGGGTATGAGGAGCAACTGAATAATGGAGCCAAGATGTTGGTTTCCTTGGCAGGGGCTATGAGTACGGCAGAATTGGGAAAAATTTTCGCGGAGATGATCCGCCAAGACAAGGTGCAGATTATCTCGTGTACCGGGGCCAACCTGGAAGAGGATATCATGAATTTGGTAGCGCACTCGCACTATAAGCGTGTACCCAACTATAGAGATCTTACCCCACAAGAGGAGTGGGATCTGTTGGAAAAAGGATTGAACCGAGTAACGGATACATGTATTCCAGAGGAAGAAGCCTTCCGTAGGCTGCAAAAACATATTTTTAAAATATGGAAGGATGCAGATGATAAGGGAGAGCGTTATCTACCGCATGAGTTTATGTACAAAATGCTACTTTCCGGTGTTTTGGAGGAGTATTATGAAATAGATTTGAAGGACTCGTGGATGTACGCTGCAGCGGAAAAAAACCTGCCCATTATCTGTCCGGGTTGGGAAGACAGTACTATGGGGAACATTTTTGCCTCTTATGTTTTAAAAGGAGAATTGAAGGCCAGTACCATGAAATCGGGAATTGAATACATGACCTTTTTGGCGGATTGGTATACCGATAACTCCGAAAACGGTATCGGGTTCTTCCAGATTGGTGGAGGTATAGCCGGGGATTTCCCTATTTGTGTGGTCCCTATGCTGTATCAGGATATGGAACGTACGGATACGCCATTCTGGAGCTATTTCTGCCAGATCAGTGATAGTACCACCAGTTATGGTTCCTATTCCGGGGCCGTACCCAATGAAAAGATTACCTGGGGAAAACTGGATATAGACACCCCTAAATTTATTATAGAAAGTGATGCGACCATTGTTGCACCTTTAATTTTTGCTTATCTTTTGGACTTATAA
- the speB gene encoding agmatinase yields the protein MSTSKNYAGIPDKFAQLETAKVILIPVPYEGTTTWGKGTVNGPKAFLEASENMERYDIETDTEVYEQGIYLAEAVEGHTSPEAMVNEVHKITKDYIKRNKFVTLVGGEHSISIGSIRAFNECFDNLTVLHIDAHADLRESYAGTKYNHACALHEASQTTNLVQVGIRSMDAIEKTIMDEEKTFFAHEMVADEYWMDKVIEAMTDNVFITFDLDALDPSIMPSTGTPEPGGLLWYETLEFLKQVFEEKNVVGFDLVELCPNPSAKSSDFVAAKLYYKMLSYKFMGQDADEEYDNTYDVDYKSNNSLKFNDDEE from the coding sequence ATGAGTACATCAAAGAATTATGCAGGTATACCTGACAAATTCGCACAATTGGAAACCGCTAAGGTTATTTTGATTCCGGTCCCTTATGAAGGTACCACGACTTGGGGTAAGGGAACGGTAAACGGACCCAAGGCCTTTTTGGAAGCCTCTGAGAATATGGAGCGCTATGATATAGAGACCGATACCGAGGTGTACGAACAAGGTATTTACTTGGCAGAAGCCGTTGAGGGCCACACCTCGCCGGAAGCCATGGTGAACGAAGTCCACAAAATCACAAAGGACTATATAAAACGAAATAAATTTGTAACCTTGGTAGGAGGGGAGCATTCCATTTCCATTGGTTCCATCCGTGCTTTTAACGAGTGCTTTGACAACCTAACCGTATTGCATATAGATGCCCATGCAGATTTGAGGGAATCTTATGCTGGCACAAAATACAACCATGCCTGTGCCCTACACGAAGCCAGCCAGACCACCAATCTGGTGCAAGTTGGGATACGTTCCATGGATGCCATAGAAAAAACGATTATGGACGAAGAGAAAACATTCTTCGCCCATGAAATGGTAGCCGATGAGTATTGGATGGATAAAGTCATCGAGGCCATGACAGACAATGTCTTCATTACCTTTGATTTGGATGCCTTGGATCCTTCCATTATGCCATCTACGGGTACACCGGAACCTGGCGGGCTTCTTTGGTACGAGACCCTAGAGTTTTTAAAGCAGGTCTTCGAGGAAAAGAATGTAGTTGGGTTCGATTTGGTCGAACTCTGCCCCAATCCATCGGCTAAATCCTCAGATTTTGTTGCCGCAAAGTTGTATTATAAGATGTTGAGTTATAAGTTTATGGGACAGGACGCAGATGAGGAGTATGACAACACTTATGATGTGGACTATAAATCGAACAATAGTTTAAAATTTAATGATGACGAAGAATAA
- a CDS encoding arginine decarboxylase translates to MNTKYIDLIDQTYFFPQEEFELDGDNLKFHNIPLNELVEEYGSPLKFTYLPKISENIARAKNWFSTAIKKNDYKGKYHYCYCTKSSHFQHVMHEALKNEIHIETSSAFDINIVEQLKKDGKLKDNAYVICNGFKREQYIENIARLINNGHDNCIPIIDNYEEIDLLSDSINDTFKVGIRIASEEEPKFEFYTSRLGIGYKNIVPFYENQIKDNDKVELKMLHFFINTGIRDNAYYWNELVKCLKVYVRLKKICPSLDSLNIGGGFPIKNSLAFEYDYQYMVDEILNQINIACAEADVPVPNIFTEFGSFTVGESGGAIYEILYQKQQNDREKWNMIDSSFITTLPDTWAINKRFIMLPINRWNDEYERVLLGGLTCDSDDYYNSEQNMNAIYLPKYKRDKPLYIGFFNTGAYQETIGGFGGLQHCLIPQPKHILIDKNDKGELVTTLYSPQQTAQDLLEILGYGEYQKEKNKKTAKAKKELSN, encoded by the coding sequence ATGAATACTAAATATATTGATCTGATCGATCAAACCTATTTCTTTCCACAAGAGGAATTTGAACTGGATGGAGACAACTTGAAATTTCATAATATTCCTTTGAACGAACTGGTGGAAGAGTATGGAAGTCCCTTGAAATTCACCTATTTACCCAAAATATCGGAAAATATTGCCAGGGCAAAAAACTGGTTTTCTACAGCCATTAAAAAGAACGACTACAAGGGTAAATACCATTATTGCTATTGTACCAAAAGTTCCCATTTTCAACATGTAATGCATGAGGCCTTAAAGAACGAAATACATATTGAAACTTCCTCTGCATTTGATATCAACATTGTAGAGCAGCTAAAAAAGGATGGTAAACTAAAGGATAATGCCTATGTTATCTGCAACGGGTTTAAGCGCGAACAATACATTGAGAATATCGCGAGGTTGATCAATAACGGGCATGACAACTGTATCCCCATTATTGATAACTACGAGGAAATAGACCTTTTATCGGATAGCATAAATGATACCTTTAAGGTGGGCATACGCATTGCTTCGGAAGAAGAGCCAAAATTTGAGTTTTATACCTCACGACTGGGCATCGGGTACAAGAATATTGTGCCTTTCTACGAAAACCAGATCAAGGACAACGATAAGGTGGAACTTAAGATGCTTCATTTTTTCATCAATACCGGTATAAGGGACAACGCCTATTATTGGAACGAATTGGTAAAATGTCTTAAGGTCTACGTAAGGCTTAAAAAGATTTGCCCTTCTTTGGACAGTCTTAATATCGGTGGCGGATTTCCCATAAAGAATTCCTTGGCCTTTGAGTATGACTACCAATATATGGTGGACGAAATCCTGAACCAAATCAATATTGCCTGTGCCGAGGCCGACGTACCGGTTCCCAATATATTTACGGAATTCGGGAGCTTTACCGTAGGGGAAAGTGGTGGAGCCATTTATGAAATTCTCTATCAGAAACAGCAGAACGATCGTGAGAAATGGAATATGATCGATTCTTCTTTCATTACTACCCTACCCGATACCTGGGCCATCAACAAACGTTTTATCATGTTGCCCATCAACCGTTGGAACGATGAGTATGAAAGGGTTCTATTGGGTGGATTAACCTGTGATAGTGACGATTACTATAATAGCGAACAGAACATGAACGCCATCTATTTGCCCAAATACAAAAGGGACAAGCCTTTGTATATTGGTTTCTTTAATACCGGGGCGTATCAGGAAACTATAGGAGGCTTTGGGGGCTTACAGCATTGCCTCATTCCGCAGCCCAAACATATCCTTATTGACAAGAACGATAAGGGAGAATTGGTAACCACGTTATACAGTCCACAACAGACTGCTCAGGACCTTTTGGAAATTTTGGGTTATGGGGAGTATCAAAAAGAGAAAAATAAAAAAACGGCAAAGGCCAAAAAAGAACTATCTAATTAA
- a CDS encoding SDR family NAD(P)-dependent oxidoreductase, producing MRLDKKIALVTGAGKGIGREIAQGFAAEGAIVIINDLPAADYAKDVVDGISSRGGKAELYAADVSKVENIRNMFRYIEEKYGRLDILVNNAGITGWSDFFNTEEALFDKVINLNIKGTLFCAIEAAKLMKKNKNGGSIINISSICSVLSVKNLICYSTSKGGIEAMSKQMAVELAPYKIRVNTFGPGPINTARNLEEDPEYRENWGRVVPMKRTGEPEEMIGPAVFLASDESSYVTGQLFYVDGGWSVQGKFAEDSMDSQLKNSGGKD from the coding sequence ATGAGACTCGATAAAAAGATTGCGTTGGTAACGGGTGCAGGTAAAGGTATAGGTAGGGAAATTGCCCAAGGGTTTGCTGCGGAAGGTGCCATTGTCATCATAAATGATTTACCTGCAGCTGATTATGCAAAGGACGTTGTCGACGGAATTAGTAGCAGGGGAGGCAAAGCGGAATTGTATGCGGCCGATGTCTCCAAAGTGGAAAATATTCGCAATATGTTCCGATATATCGAGGAAAAATATGGACGATTGGACATTTTGGTCAACAATGCCGGCATCACAGGTTGGAGTGATTTTTTTAATACCGAGGAAGCCTTGTTTGATAAGGTCATCAATCTGAATATTAAAGGGACCTTGTTCTGTGCCATCGAGGCGGCCAAATTGATGAAAAAGAACAAAAACGGAGGTAGTATTATCAACATATCTTCCATATGTTCGGTATTGAGCGTAAAGAACCTAATTTGCTACTCCACGAGCAAAGGGGGAATCGAGGCTATGAGCAAGCAAATGGCCGTTGAACTGGCGCCGTATAAGATTAGGGTCAATACATTTGGTCCAGGCCCGATAAACACAGCAAGAAACTTGGAAGAGGATCCGGAATATCGGGAGAATTGGGGTCGTGTGGTTCCCATGAAAAGAACAGGTGAACCTGAAGAAATGATTGGCCCAGCCGTTTTTTTGGCCTCTGATGAATCCAGTTATGTTACAGGACAATTGTTTTATGTAGATGGGGGTTGGAGCGTCCAGGGAAAATTCGCTGAAGATAGTATGGATAGCCAGTTAAAAAATAGTGGAGGAAAGGATTAA
- a CDS encoding SDR family NAD(P)-dependent oxidoreductase, with the protein MFSLKDKIAVVTGAGSGIGRAIAVVLAKRGATVHILEINEEEGQGTLSMIQKDGGKGQVHICDVSHQQEVVSTFESIGKIDILVNNAGVAHIGTAETTTEADLDRIYQINIKGVYNCLHAAIPLMKKNGGGRIINMASIAATIGIQDRFAYSMSKAAVANMTLTVAKDFIKDNITCNSISPARVHTPFVDGYLVKNFPDNQEEMFEKLSQTQPIGRMAKPEEIANLTLYLCSDEAAFITGTDYPIDGGFIKLNS; encoded by the coding sequence ATGTTCAGTTTAAAGGATAAGATAGCCGTTGTTACGGGAGCAGGAAGTGGGATAGGACGCGCCATTGCAGTGGTCTTGGCAAAACGGGGTGCAACAGTTCATATTTTAGAAATAAATGAGGAAGAAGGCCAGGGAACATTGTCTATGATTCAAAAAGATGGGGGAAAGGGTCAGGTGCATATTTGTGATGTAAGCCATCAACAGGAGGTTGTTTCCACTTTTGAATCCATTGGAAAAATAGATATTCTGGTCAATAATGCAGGGGTTGCCCATATTGGTACGGCAGAGACGACAACCGAAGCAGATTTAGACCGAATTTATCAAATCAATATAAAAGGGGTTTATAATTGCTTGCATGCGGCCATACCCCTCATGAAGAAAAATGGTGGTGGGAGAATCATCAACATGGCAAGCATAGCGGCAACCATCGGAATTCAGGATAGGTTTGCCTACTCCATGTCCAAGGCCGCCGTGGCAAACATGACCCTAACCGTAGCCAAGGATTTTATCAAGGACAATATCACCTGCAATTCCATTTCGCCGGCCAGGGTACATACACCTTTTGTGGACGGCTATCTTGTCAAAAACTTTCCGGACAACCAAGAGGAAATGTTTGAAAAATTATCGCAAACGCAACCTATCGGTAGAATGGCAAAGCCCGAGGAAATAGCGAATTTGACACTATATCTATGTAGTGATGAGGCCGCATTTATAACAGGTACGGACTATCCTATTGACGGAGGATTTATAAAATTAAATAGCTGA
- a CDS encoding fumarylacetoacetate hydrolase family protein gives MKLIRFGKPGAEKPGILDVKGKRRDLSSTFTDWDRSFFQNGGLEKLRGLELSKYPEVDDKVRLGSCVPRPGKVICIGLNYSDHAAESGMAIPEEPIIFQKGANTVVGPNDNILIPRNSEKTDWEVELGIVIGKDARYLSSAEEAKDYIAGYCISHDVSERAFQLEMGGQWTKGKSCDNFNPLGPFLATSEEIEDVHNLKMKLWVNGEQMQNGNTNTMIFDCYYVVHYLSQFMTLEAGDVISTGTPPGVGLGMKPPKYLKAGDNVALEIEGLGRQEQTCSNA, from the coding sequence ATGAAACTTATAAGATTTGGCAAACCTGGAGCGGAGAAGCCGGGAATTTTGGATGTTAAAGGCAAGAGAAGGGACTTATCCAGCACCTTTACGGACTGGGACCGCTCCTTTTTTCAAAATGGGGGACTCGAAAAACTACGTGGTCTGGAATTATCCAAGTATCCAGAGGTGGATGACAAGGTTCGGTTGGGGTCTTGTGTTCCCCGTCCGGGTAAAGTCATTTGTATAGGACTTAATTACTCGGATCACGCCGCAGAATCGGGCATGGCCATACCGGAGGAGCCCATAATTTTTCAAAAAGGGGCCAACACAGTAGTTGGGCCCAATGACAATATTCTTATTCCAAGAAATAGTGAAAAAACCGATTGGGAAGTGGAGTTGGGTATTGTGATTGGTAAAGATGCCAGATATTTGAGCAGTGCTGAGGAAGCCAAGGACTATATTGCCGGTTATTGTATATCCCACGATGTATCGGAAAGGGCCTTTCAACTGGAGATGGGCGGGCAATGGACGAAAGGAAAATCCTGTGATAACTTTAACCCTTTAGGTCCGTTTTTGGCAACTTCCGAGGAAATCGAGGATGTACATAATCTAAAAATGAAACTTTGGGTCAATGGGGAACAGATGCAAAACGGAAATACCAATACCATGATTTTCGATTGTTATTATGTGGTACACTACCTTTCGCAGTTTATGACCCTTGAGGCAGGAGATGTAATCTCTACCGGGACCCCACCAGGGGTAGGTCTGGGAATGAAGCCGCCCAAGTACTTAAAGGCTGGGGATAATGTGGCCTTGGAAATAGAAGGTTTGGGCAGACAGGAACAAACCTGCAGCAATGCATAA
- a CDS encoding HEAT repeat domain-containing protein has translation MDLYNELNTELKKHGIKDMEVFGEVLRPIDRLVNSKMSSKPYVDILIKYLDKLNGNEAEMVIRALTEKGNQKAVPTLINLFKREKGENLWIVGNALYVIDDKNSYTEILDICRNKSFGIARQMLMGTLARIKSDEAYDVLINCLSDASVKGHAIEGLGRFGNPEAIKILEKIDVEKGKYEYKAKNNAIRKLKRKQII, from the coding sequence ATGGACCTATATAATGAACTTAATACGGAGCTTAAAAAGCATGGAATTAAGGATATGGAAGTTTTTGGAGAAGTTCTTAGGCCAATTGATAGACTAGTAAATTCCAAAATGTCGTCCAAACCTTATGTAGATATTTTAATTAAATATCTTGATAAACTTAATGGAAATGAGGCGGAAATGGTTATCAGAGCTTTAACTGAAAAGGGGAATCAAAAGGCGGTTCCAACGCTAATCAACTTATTTAAAAGGGAAAAGGGAGAAAATTTATGGATTGTAGGTAACGCTCTTTACGTAATTGATGACAAAAATTCATATACTGAAATATTGGATATTTGTCGCAATAAATCCTTTGGAATAGCTAGACAAATGTTAATGGGAACTTTAGCTAGAATAAAATCCGATGAGGCTTATGATGTTTTGATTAATTGTTTATCAGATGCCTCTGTAAAAGGACATGCAATTGAAGGTTTAGGAAGATTTGGTAACCCCGAGGCAATTAAAATATTGGAAAAAATTGATGTGGAAAAAGGAAAATACGAGTATAAAGCCAAAAATAATGCAATTAGGAAATTGAAGAGGAAACAAATTATATAA